ctgctatTTTAAAGTCGATGTAGGATACATAGAGGAAACTCTCCTTCCATGttagtaatggaaaaaaaatacagtggctGCGCCAATAAAGAATCCCTTCGTGATCCTTTTCCCCCAGAATTTACATCGGGGCAGGATCTTGGGAAGAGCCATGTAGCATCCTCATCTCCCTAGCAACCCAAGTCTCTTACACAATCGTCGTGGTCCTGAGTGATTGATGGTGGTCGCATCCAATACCGTCTTCTCACTTGCCCTTTCCAACCAATCAAATGGAAGTAGCGGCCTAGGGGGCGTTCCCACCGGTGCAACTGGGGGGCAGTGTCGCTCTGACGCCTGCTGTGCGTCATCAGTCTGCGCTCAACACACGTTTCGCCCGCTCCGCGCCGGGGAGCGGTTACCTTGTCGCAACAATGAGCTGCGCCGCGCGGGCGGCGGTCCGCTCCCTGTGGCGGCTGCGCGCGGGCACCCTGCGGCCTCTCACAGGTAAAAGAGGAGCGCGGACGCGGATGCGCGGGAAATCGGCGGGCCAGGGAATTCGTCGGTGTCCTGGGCCGAAGAGGTCACGGGGGCCGACGTTCGTCAACGTCATCCGGCTGCGACGGAGGCGTGAACCTGAGGGCGCTGAtaggcggggcgggaggggcgtGGCGTTCCGCCGGGACGCTTGGGCGGCGCGTTGGGCGATGACGTCATTGTGTACCTGTGCTGGGCGGTCCTTGCGGTGGCGGTCGGCGTTCCGGGCGGAGGACAGGTGGCGACCTGGAAAGTGCAGAGTCCGCGTTGCGGTCGTGCGGCCGGCGGCGTGGGCTTGGTAGAAGCGTAGGTTCAAAGGTCGCACCCCTGACCTACGGGGTCCCCttgtctgcattttaacaagacccTCGAATGACTTGCTTGCTCTCTAAAGCTAGAGAAGCACCAGGGGGGTGGAGGAAGCTTAGAATTCGGATTAGGGAGATGGGTTAGGATCTCCGGTCcttctccaaccttttttttttttttttccattagagctGCCCCAGAAAATTGTTGTGAGgtctttttctcaaatttaaatCATGTGTGTACcacctaaagatttttttttaaagattttatttatttatttttttgtaaatttattttttattggtgttcaatttgccaacatacagaataacacccagtgctcatcccgtcaagtgcccccctcagtgcccgtcacccagtcacccccaccccccaaggattttttttctttttttgccttttagcaaTACCATTTGTACTTTTGATTACTAGATGTGCTTTTTCTACGACGGTGTTCCGTTTTCAAATTCAGTAATTTCATGGAAACGGAATCCTTATGGTAAAGACGGAAAACCAGTATTGCCTGCCCCTAACAgagtaatcaaaaaaataaatgctctggAAACAAGTATTAGGAAGGTATTTGTAAACTGAGACATTCTGTTTGATGAAATCAAAAAGATTGCAAAGGAATTTAGAAGAAAGTAACTCTTACTACATGGGTGTATTTAATGCATGTTCGTAAATCACTTAATATCTTCCGATATACCGCTCAAAATCTAGGTACCATCATTGTTAGGTGTTTCACCCTTTGGGAAGGCACTAACATGATATAATGCATTTGAGAGCTTTTAGCACTGAGCCCCAACTTTATTTTTACTCAATTTTAAGATGTGTGACAATGCAGGCAAAACTCAGGATTGTTAAACGTGACTTTTAACGTTCTTTTGTTGAGCCAGTGAGCGTAACAGAATAAGAGTCcctgtttttcatttataaagttaCTTTGCTTCCTGTATCTCATTTTATCGTTATAACTCAGTAAGAAAGGTGTTACTATTGTATGTCTCCTTAGGAAGGAAATAACCTGATGATTATTGccaattttatatataagaaatggTGATTCTGATTTGCCCAAGGTTAGTGTTAAAGACagaaaacatcttttcttttctttctttccttcctacccctctctccctctgttccttcccttctcccttccttgatttttctttttcggtaatctctacccccaacatggggtttgaaccaacaaccctgagatcaagagtcacatgctctaccaactgaaccagccaggtgcaccAAACAtcccataatttttaaagataccttGTAGAGATTGTGAAAAGGtagaaatggcaaatatttcAATACCCAATCTTCCACACACCCCACAAAACATCATCTATTAGGTGCCTGAATCTGGGAAAGTGGTGCAGTGCTAGGGAACTATttagtatggtttttttttttttttgaagattttatttatttatgatagacatagaaagagagagaggcagagacacaggcagagggagaggcaggctccacgccaggagcccaacgtgggactcgatctcgggactccaggatcgcgccctgggccaaaggcaggtgctaaaccactgagccacccagggatccccctgtttagtatgtttttaacagaaatataGTGCTGTCCATCAGAAGTCAGCTGTGTGTTTGAACTCATCCTGTGTACTCAGTCCCTTGCTATTTCTcattaaatgtgtttttgttttttttttttttaaatgagtattgGCTTGTCTTAAAGTTCCTTCCCATTAATATGTTTTTAGATAGGAgtaacaaatgaaagaaaaggcgAACAAGATTATCTTGAGGAATAGGGCCAGCTcatcattttcagttttaattcCTAGCAGTCATGTTTCTGCAAGGAGGTCAAATTAATGGGAGCACCAGTTCTTGGACTTAGAGGCAACAACTTGGGACAGCTACCTTGATTTCATCAAATGTGTCAAATTGTTCTCCATATAAAAACATGGGCATTAACCACAGTGACCTGCTGTCTGATGGCATAGATCTGAGTGGTGCATTATACCTAGCAGCATTTGGACTCCATCCAGTTGTTGATGTCTACTTCCCAGGTTTCATCCAGTTTCGTGAGTCAGATGTGCTCAGTGAGATGGAGCAGGTTATATGGAAGAGGGGATCAAAGCTGGGTCACCATGCTTCAGACCCCCATGTCATGCTCCTTTGTTTAATGAGGCATTTAAAACCCCACCTGGTCAAAAAAGTTCAAATGAAGAATCACCCCAAATTTTATCTGGCCTACCCCATCACTTTTTGTCCAAAGTACTCAAGCCTTTTAATGAAAACCCTACAGATGTACTCAAAGTGAGGTTTTCTGCACATTTTCAGGGTGTTGATGTTAGCCTAAATGAAAAGAAGTATGTATTAACGATATGGTAGGCATACATAAGAGCCTTGGAACACATCTCAAGATGATACCAACACACATCACAGTTCACATTACAAACTTACTGGCCTCCCTGGGTCTCCACTTTCATAACTGCAAAATGAGCTGATAACACGTTATACACCTAAACTTGTAAAACTCTAAGGTAAAAAATTTGGGGGGTACCTTAATGTAAGGCTCAGAGAACACATTGAAGGTGTCACTactaggagattttttttttaaagactaaatttAATCTGTCCTgaataatttacatttcaaagacaaGAATTTCATTGAACTGATAGTATACCATAACAAGATCAATCCTAAGCCCCAGGGCACATTTTCCAAATCCCATGCCCATGGGTGTTTTGAGAGGACTTAAATctgtggttctcaaccttgaTGCAGAAAAGATTTGTCCAGAGCTTTTATAAAAATCCACCCTGAGATTAATTGGGGAACAACACCCATGGTTTTGAAAGCTCCTCAGGAGGTTTTGTGCAGCCAGGGTCAGGAACAAAGTAGGCCGGGTAGGGAAGTGAATTGTTCATCTAGAGGCCACGTGCCTTGCTGCCACGTTAGCTGCCTGGTGAAAAGACAGGTTCAGTATTTCCAGATCTTTCTGTGATTAATGTGAAGCCAGAAATCCAGATGTTTAGGTAAAATCTATGCTTTAAGTGTTGGTAactaattcattaaaaaaaaagatagggatccctgggtggcacagcggtttggcgcctgcctttggcccagggcgcgatcctggagacccgggatcaaatcccatatcgggctcccggtgcatggagcctgcttctccctctgcctgtgtctctccctctctctctctctctctctctgtgtgactatcataaataaataaaaattaaaaaaaaaaaaaagatgggcgggagcgtgcctggctagctcagtcattagagcatgggactcttgatcttacggttgtgaattcaagccccgcattgggcttggagcctacttaaaaaaaaaaaaaaaagcaaaaaagcaaaagaacactGCAGATTAAACAGAATACATTTATGAGCATACCCTACCCACGGGGAACTCATCTGTGACCTTTGTTCTAAGGCGCCTCTTTCTTCTGCCTATAAAAGGAAACATCTGTTTTACTCAGgagtaataaagaataaaaacatttgtgtTGCAGCGTATGGAAGAAGAATTGGTGTCAGGTTTTACAGTTCAGGAATGACCTTAGACAATGTCAATCGGGCAGCTGTGGATCGAATAATCCGGGTGGATCATGCAGGTGAATATGGAGCAAACCGAATCTATGCAGGACAGATGGCTGTCCTGGGTCGGACAAGTGTCGGGCCAGTCATTCAGGTGGGTACTTCATTatctccacccacccacccactggcCTAGTCTTACTGAACAGCAGGGGGGTCCAGAAGCCTTCAAGCCATGAATCACATGAGGTCATACATTTGCAAGGGAGAGCAAAAATTGGTTATTTTAGGGTGGGCAGTGGAGCcagtgaaaaatatattattctttttatgtgtatggcacctgggtggctcagattgtgatcccggggtcctgggatcgagtcccacatcaggctccccataaggagcctgtgtccctctgcctatgtctctgcctctctctgtgtgtctcttgtgaataaatgaataaataaaatctttaaaaaaaagtatccttttTATGTGTAAAGCACAGACATACAGTACACAAACAGATATATAGTATACCTGAAGTATTAAAATTACATCATGGAATGGGCAGTAAAAAAGGGTTGAGAATAATTGCATTGGTGAAAGCACCAGTTGCTGAGAGGTGGTGATCCTGTCCCCAGTggggatattttatatatatatttaaagatttttaaaatttatttattcatgagagacaggcagagggagaagcaggctccttgcagggagcccaatgcaggactcgatcccgggtctccaggatcacaccctgggctgaaggcgggtgatccccaatattttatattttataatgagaggcagagagaggggcctGGGCTTTGTTGTCACAAAGACCCGGGTTCACGTTCCAGCTTTCTTCCacctacctgtgtgaccttgaggagGTTCTATgacctctctgggtctccatATCCATATCTGTGAAATGAGCTGATAACACCTACCTCATTGGGTTTGGGTGAGGAATAAATAAGGTGGCAGTCATAGGGCAACCAACACCATGTCTGGCATGTAATAGACAGCACGAGTTAAATTGCCTGCTCTGAGTTCTTGGGCAAGTTGcctaatctctctgtgcctcactttatctgtataatggggataataataatagtttgtgCAGATTAAGTGAATTGCCTTCGTAAAGCTATTTGATAGCGAGTGCCTGGCACTTAAAAAGTGCTgtaatttgggggatccctggatggctcagaggtttaacccctgccttcagcccagggcgtgatcctggagtcccaggatcgagtcccatgtcgggctccctgcatggagcctgcttctccctctgcgtgtgtctctgcctctctctctctctctctctctctctgtgtgtctctcatgaataaataaataaaatcttaaaaaaaaaaagaagtgccaTATGTTAACTCTTTTATcattctccctttttcctttgtttttttaataataaatttattttttattggtgttcaatttaccaacatacagaataacacccagtgctcatcccgtcaagtgcccccctcagtgcccgtcacccattcacccccaccccccgccctcctccccttccatcacccctagttcgtttcccagagttaggagtctttatgttctgtctccctttctgatatttcctacccatttcttctcccttcccctctattccctttcactattatctatattccccaaatgaatgagaacatacaatgtttgtccttctccgattgacttacttcactcagcataataccttccagttccatccacgttgaagcaaatggtgggtatttgtcgtttctaatggctgagtaatattccattgtatacataaaccacatcttctttatccattcatctttcgatggacaccgaggctccttccacagtttggctattgtggacattgctgctataaacatcggggtgcaggtgtcccggcgtttcattgcatctgaatctttggggtaaattcccttTTTCCTTTGATATAAATGATACTTCTATTCTAGCAGTCTAGAGGGAAATGACACAATAGGTGATATGCTGCCCTCCTGATTTTGGAATGGGCTGAACACCTCATTTCTCATTAATTGTGGACTTTGTCCTTGAATAGGCTATGCGGGTCCAAGAACTGCTGGAGCCATGGTTCATGGCCCACTTATCTGGAATTGAGGGAACAGGCTCTTCTCTTGGTTTGTTGGCACCCTCTGTATCCACGATGCTTTTCAGTTGatgttttgctttttccctcAAGAATtcaaggggagagggggaaataGCAGTTCTCATTTTTCATTGCATTTCCACATTGCTTCCTTTTCCCGACTTAGGGCATGTAGCTTCTCCTTGGTATGTAGCCGGTGACCTCTATGTGATGCTTGCATGTCTTTATTGTTATGTTTCTTACAGAAAATGTGGGATCAAGAAAAGGACCACTTGAAAAAGTTCAACGAGTTGATGGTTGCATTCAGGGTGCGGCCGACGATTCTGATGCCCTTTTGGAACGTGGTGGGGTTTGCACTGGGTATGTGTCTGTCCAGAAGAGCTTACATGAGCTTAGGGATCTGGCAGTGATTAAATCGGTAAAGTACCGATTTCGTAATTCTTTATGTGTCCTCTTAACCACCCTTttatttccttaacatttttaaaagtcaaatggaCTTTTTTGGGGGActtaaatttacttaattttacttactttctttttttttattttacttaaatttacttaaatatttatgtatttgaatcaGTACTTTTA
This DNA window, taken from Canis lupus familiaris isolate Mischka breed German Shepherd chromosome 6, alternate assembly UU_Cfam_GSD_1.0, whole genome shotgun sequence, encodes the following:
- the COQ7 gene encoding 5-demethoxyubiquinone hydroxylase, mitochondrial isoform X2, with product MSCAARAAVRSLWRLRAGTLRPLTAYGRRIGVRFYSSGMTLDNVNRAAVDRIIRVDHAGEYGANRIYAGQMAVLGRTSVGPVIQKMWDQEKDHLKKFNELMVAFRVRPTILMPFWNVVGFALGAGTALLGKEGAMACTVAVEESIAHHYNNQIRTLMEKDPEKYEELLQVIRKFRDEELEHHDIGLEHDAQLVSIAQASCLKAASTEISG
- the COQ7 gene encoding 5-demethoxyubiquinone hydroxylase, mitochondrial isoform X1, whose amino-acid sequence is MSCAARAAVRSLWRLRAGTLRPLTAYGRRIGVRFYSSGMTLDNVNRAAVDRIIRVDHAGEYGANRIYAGQMAVLGRTSVGPVIQKMWDQEKDHLKKFNELMVAFRVRPTILMPFWNVVGFALGAGTALLGKEGAMACTVAVEESIAHHYNNQIRTLMEKDPEKYEELLQVIRKFRDEELEHHDIGLEHDAQLAPAYTILKNLIQAGCSMAIYLSERF